The Flavobacterium piscisymbiosum genome includes a region encoding these proteins:
- a CDS encoding efflux RND transporter permease subunit codes for MKLAEISIKRPSLVIVLFTILILGGLFSYSQLGYELIPKFEQNVITISTVYPGASPSEVENTVTKKIEDAIASLENVKKIDSKSYESLSIVSITLTSNAKVDFSLNDAQRKINAIISDLPDDADPPSLTKFSLSDLPIMTLGANGKMDEAAFYDLIDKKIAPILSRVQGVAQVNIIGGSEREIQVNLDAVKMQGYGLSVPQVQQTILTSNLDFPTGNIQTRNQKILIRLAGKYKSVNELRNLVVSSQNGIQVRLSDIADVQDTQKIAEKISRVDQKSAIVLQIVKQSDANAVAVSEQLLKTIAILEKDYKVNQLKLEVAKDSTVFTLEAADSVVHDLLIAVVLVALVMLFFLHSIRNSLIVMVSIPASLIATFIGIYLMGYTLNLMSLLGLSLVVGILVDDAIVVLENIYRHMEMGKNKIRASYDGTAEIGGTVTSITLVIVVVFLPIAMSSGLVSNIITQFCVTVIISTLLSLLASFTIIPWLSSRYGKLEHIEGKNFFGRVILGFESYLTRFTNWISELLTWCLDNYGKTIILVLILFFGSIFGLGGFIGGEFFASSDSGEFLVQIEMPKDASLEQTNFMTQKAEAYLKAQEYVHSQITTVGQTSEGFGASQATAYKAEIDVKMIEQKDRTDDANVYAAKIKRKLEKVLVGAKVKTVPVGILGTAEDATLGLIVTGPSTESAMAFAKLAEAELRTIPGTTEIKLTVEDGNPEVNVKVDRDKMAALGLTLQTVGLTMQTAFSGNTDGKYRAGEYEYDINIRYNAFDRKSITDVSNLIFINAAGQQIKLSQFADITEGSGPSQLERRDKSASVTVKGQNVGVPSGTIVTQWQAKLDKLKKPAGVNYIWGGDQENQSEGFGTLGIALLAAIILVYLVMVSLYDSFVHPFVVLFAIPLSFIGALLALALTNNSLNIFTILGIIMLIGLVCKNAIMLVDYTNQRRAAGESIRTALIQANHARLRPILMTTIAMVFGMFPIALASGAGAEWKNGLAWVIIGGLISSLFLTLIVVPVIYQIMEGIIRRLSKGEKIDYEAEMVADYEHTELSEDGFNPKHTH; via the coding sequence ATGAAATTAGCCGAAATATCCATAAAACGTCCGTCGTTAGTAATTGTATTGTTTACAATTCTAATACTTGGTGGATTGTTTAGCTACAGCCAGTTAGGCTATGAGCTGATCCCAAAATTTGAACAAAACGTTATTACAATTTCTACTGTTTATCCTGGAGCATCTCCAAGTGAGGTCGAGAACACGGTAACGAAGAAAATAGAAGATGCGATTGCATCCTTAGAAAACGTTAAAAAAATTGACTCGAAATCATACGAAAGTTTATCTATCGTTTCGATTACACTGACATCAAACGCAAAAGTCGATTTCTCATTGAATGATGCGCAGCGTAAAATTAACGCCATTATTAGTGATTTACCAGATGATGCAGATCCGCCTTCGTTAACTAAATTCTCTTTGAGTGATTTACCAATTATGACATTGGGTGCCAACGGGAAAATGGACGAAGCAGCATTTTATGACTTAATTGACAAAAAAATTGCGCCTATTTTATCTCGTGTACAAGGTGTCGCTCAGGTAAATATTATTGGTGGTTCAGAGCGTGAAATTCAGGTAAATCTTGATGCTGTAAAAATGCAGGGTTACGGATTATCTGTTCCTCAGGTACAACAAACTATTTTGACTTCGAACTTAGATTTCCCAACAGGAAACATCCAGACTCGTAATCAAAAAATATTAATTCGTTTAGCGGGTAAATATAAAAGTGTTAATGAATTAAGAAACTTAGTAGTTTCTTCTCAAAACGGAATTCAGGTTCGTTTAAGTGATATTGCCGATGTTCAGGATACGCAAAAAATTGCTGAAAAAATATCACGTGTAGATCAAAAAAGTGCGATCGTTTTACAAATCGTAAAACAATCTGATGCGAATGCGGTTGCGGTAAGTGAGCAATTATTAAAAACAATTGCTATTCTTGAAAAAGATTATAAAGTAAACCAGTTAAAATTAGAAGTTGCAAAAGACAGTACTGTTTTTACGCTTGAAGCAGCAGATTCTGTAGTGCACGATTTATTAATTGCGGTAGTGCTGGTAGCATTAGTAATGTTGTTCTTCCTGCATAGTATTAGAAACTCGCTGATCGTAATGGTGTCTATTCCGGCATCGTTGATCGCTACTTTTATTGGTATTTATTTAATGGGATACACCCTAAACTTAATGAGTTTATTAGGATTATCTCTTGTGGTTGGTATTCTGGTCGATGATGCAATTGTGGTCCTCGAGAATATTTATCGACACATGGAGATGGGTAAAAATAAAATTCGTGCCTCTTATGACGGTACTGCCGAAATTGGTGGAACGGTAACTTCGATCACATTGGTAATTGTGGTAGTGTTCCTGCCAATCGCAATGAGTTCAGGATTGGTTTCTAATATCATTACGCAATTTTGTGTTACGGTAATTATATCTACTTTATTGTCACTTTTAGCTTCATTTACTATTATTCCTTGGTTATCATCTCGTTATGGTAAATTGGAACATATTGAAGGAAAAAATTTCTTTGGAAGAGTTATCCTTGGTTTCGAAAGCTATTTAACACGTTTCACTAACTGGATTTCTGAGCTATTAACATGGTGTCTGGATAATTATGGTAAAACTATTATTCTTGTATTAATATTGTTTTTTGGATCAATTTTTGGGCTTGGAGGCTTTATTGGAGGAGAATTTTTCGCATCATCTGATAGTGGTGAGTTCTTAGTTCAGATCGAAATGCCAAAAGATGCTTCGTTAGAACAAACGAACTTTATGACACAAAAAGCTGAAGCTTATTTAAAAGCTCAGGAATATGTTCATAGCCAAATTACAACTGTAGGACAAACTTCAGAAGGTTTTGGAGCATCGCAAGCTACAGCTTACAAAGCAGAGATTGACGTAAAAATGATCGAACAAAAAGATCGTACAGATGACGCCAACGTTTACGCTGCAAAAATCAAACGTAAACTTGAAAAAGTATTGGTTGGAGCAAAAGTAAAAACAGTTCCAGTAGGTATCTTAGGTACTGCTGAAGATGCTACATTAGGATTAATCGTAACAGGTCCGTCTACAGAAAGTGCTATGGCATTTGCTAAATTAGCTGAAGCTGAATTACGTACTATTCCGGGAACAACAGAGATTAAGTTAACTGTTGAGGATGGAAATCCTGAGGTAAATGTTAAAGTAGACCGTGATAAAATGGCGGCTTTAGGATTAACACTTCAAACGGTTGGTTTGACTATGCAAACTGCTTTTAGCGGAAATACAGATGGTAAATACAGAGCTGGAGAATACGAGTACGATATCAACATCAGATACAATGCATTCGACAGAAAAAGTATTACTGACGTAAGTAACTTGATTTTCATCAATGCAGCCGGACAACAAATCAAATTGTCTCAGTTTGCAGATATTACAGAAGGTTCAGGACCTAGCCAGTTAGAGCGTAGAGACAAATCAGCATCTGTAACCGTAAAAGGACAAAACGTTGGGGTTCCGTCAGGAACAATTGTAACGCAATGGCAGGCAAAATTAGACAAGCTTAAAAAACCAGCCGGAGTAAACTATATCTGGGGTGGTGATCAGGAAAACCAATCTGAAGGGTTTGGTACTTTAGGAATCGCTTTATTAGCCGCAATTATTTTGGTTTACCTTGTAATGGTGAGTTTGTACGACAGTTTCGTTCACCCGTTTGTAGTATTATTTGCTATTCCATTATCATTTATTGGTGCTTTATTAGCCTTAGCATTAACAAACAACTCATTAAATATCTTTACGATCTTAGGTATCATCATGTTGATTGGTCTGGTGTGTAAGAATGCGATCATGTTGGTCGATTATACCAACCAGAGAAGAGCAGCAGGAGAATCAATCAGAACGGCATTAATTCAGGCGAATCACGCTCGTTTACGTCCGATTTTGATGACAACAATTGCGATGGTATTTGGTATGTTCCCAATTGCATTAGCATCCGGAGCAGGAGCTGAATGGAAAAATGGATTGGCCTGGGTAATTATCGGAGGATTAATTTCTTCATTATTCCTAACCCTGATCGTAGTTCCTGTAATCTACCAAATAATGGAAGGTATCATCAGAAGATTATCTAAAGGAGAAAAAATCGATTACGAAGCTGAAATGGTTGCTGATTATGAGCACACAGAATTAAGTGAGGACGGTTTTAATCCTAAACATACTCATTAA
- a CDS encoding YceI family protein, with protein sequence MKTTWTLDSSQSDVLIKMRHSIIAYMGGTTNKFDGYVNIEDNEIEDASVEFSLDINNKKDSFQQIDTYLQLQDFFDVNEHPIISFKSTSFQKINNNINFFKGDLTIKDVTRVVELDAEFIGVNTYNGEKKVAFEIKGDIKRQDFGLDYNSFNHNGGLALGKDIKLIANLEFSI encoded by the coding sequence ATGAAAACAACATGGACCTTAGATTCTAGCCAATCAGATGTTTTAATCAAAATGAGACATTCGATAATTGCTTACATGGGAGGAACGACGAATAAATTTGATGGTTATGTGAACATCGAAGACAATGAAATTGAAGATGCATCGGTTGAGTTTTCTTTAGATATCAATAACAAAAAGGATAGCTTTCAGCAAATCGATACTTATTTACAACTTCAGGATTTTTTTGATGTAAATGAGCATCCTATCATTAGTTTTAAATCGACTTCTTTTCAAAAAATAAATAATAACATCAATTTCTTTAAAGGAGATTTAACGATAAAAGATGTAACCAGAGTAGTAGAGCTTGATGCTGAGTTTATTGGCGTTAATACTTACAATGGCGAGAAAAAAGTTGCTTTTGAAATTAAAGGAGATATCAAACGTCAGGATTTTGGTTTAGATTATAATTCGTTCAATCATAACGGAGGTTTAGCTTTAGGAAAAGATATTAAACTGATTGCAAATTTAGAATTCAGTATATAA
- a CDS encoding TetR/AcrR family transcriptional regulator, which produces MKEKIISKASELFLKLGFKSVTMDDIAGEMCISKKTIYKYFCNKEVLIEESTSTVHQQVHEVIDTIVAKNYNAIHENFEIREMFRDMFKNATDTSPLYQLKKHYPEIYQNIMTHEIDQCNHYFRDNILKGISEGLYRPDLNIDLYVKFYYTLIFHINATTVSEREAQKIELEALEYHTRAMATEKGILELEKQLKKITI; this is translated from the coding sequence ATGAAAGAGAAAATTATATCAAAAGCAAGTGAATTATTTTTAAAACTTGGTTTTAAGAGTGTTACGATGGACGATATAGCGGGTGAAATGTGTATTTCGAAAAAAACGATCTACAAATATTTTTGTAACAAAGAAGTGCTGATCGAAGAAAGTACATCAACAGTTCATCAGCAAGTACATGAAGTTATTGATACTATTGTTGCGAAAAATTATAACGCCATTCATGAGAATTTTGAAATTAGAGAGATGTTTCGCGACATGTTTAAAAACGCAACCGATACTTCTCCTCTTTATCAGTTAAAAAAGCATTATCCTGAAATTTATCAAAATATAATGACGCATGAAATTGATCAGTGCAACCATTATTTCAGGGATAATATTTTAAAAGGAATAAGCGAAGGTTTGTACAGACCTGATTTGAATATCGATTTATATGTAAAATTTTATTACACATTAATTTTTCATATAAATGCCACTACAGTCTCAGAAAGAGAAGCACAAAAAATTGAATTAGAAGCATTGGAATACCATACAAGAGCTATGGCAACCGAAAAAGGAATACTGGAATTAGAAAAACAACTTAAAAAAATTACTATTTAA
- a CDS encoding efflux RND transporter periplasmic adaptor subunit, producing MKKTIITIVIIIAALGVIGYVLNNNKKENKAKTDIVAEKNAAVSVKVAPVKTEEVSLDFVANGNFQPIQQLTFSAEKAGKVISVLAKEGDYVRVGQTLLTVRGDVINVSAQQAQAVYQNAKSDYERYENAFKTGGVTKQQLDQAKLALTNAQSNLTQANINVGDTKVKAPINGFINKKYIEPGSILAGMPATALFDIVNVSKLKLVVTVNENQVASLKVGNQINVTASVYPDKTFSGKITFIAAKADESLNFPVEIEITNNVNNDLKAGMYGTANFSSNQQKQHLMVVPRNAFVGSVSSNEIFVVENGIAKLRKVTAGRILGDQVEIIKGLSDGETVIITGQINLQDGNTVEIIK from the coding sequence ATGAAGAAAACTATTATAACAATCGTAATCATAATCGCAGCGCTGGGTGTGATTGGATATGTCTTAAATAATAATAAGAAAGAGAATAAAGCAAAAACAGATATCGTAGCAGAAAAAAATGCTGCAGTTTCAGTAAAAGTAGCTCCTGTAAAAACAGAAGAAGTTTCATTAGACTTTGTGGCTAACGGAAATTTTCAACCAATTCAGCAATTGACTTTCTCTGCAGAAAAAGCAGGAAAAGTAATTAGCGTTTTGGCTAAAGAAGGAGATTACGTAAGAGTAGGTCAGACTTTATTGACAGTGAGAGGTGATGTAATTAATGTAAGCGCACAACAAGCTCAGGCTGTTTACCAAAATGCAAAATCTGATTATGAAAGATATGAAAATGCTTTTAAAACAGGTGGTGTTACAAAACAACAATTAGATCAGGCAAAATTGGCATTAACAAATGCGCAGTCTAACCTAACACAAGCCAACATTAATGTTGGAGATACTAAAGTAAAAGCGCCAATAAACGGATTCATCAATAAAAAATACATTGAGCCGGGATCTATCCTGGCAGGAATGCCTGCAACTGCTTTGTTTGATATCGTAAACGTTTCTAAATTAAAATTAGTAGTTACAGTAAACGAAAATCAGGTTGCAAGCTTAAAAGTTGGAAACCAAATTAATGTAACAGCAAGTGTTTATCCTGATAAAACGTTCTCTGGAAAAATTACTTTTATTGCTGCAAAAGCAGATGAGTCTTTAAACTTCCCGGTTGAAATTGAAATTACAAATAATGTAAACAATGACCTTAAAGCGGGTATGTACGGAACTGCAAACTTTTCATCAAACCAACAAAAACAACACCTTATGGTTGTACCAAGAAATGCTTTCGTAGGAAGTGTGAGCAGCAACGAGATTTTTGTAGTTGAAAATGGTATTGCAAAATTAAGAAAAGTAACTGCAGGAAGAATTTTAGGAGATCAGGTGGAAATTATCAAAGGATTATCTGACGGAGAAACTGTAATTATTACAGGTCAAATTAACTTACAAGACGGTAATACTGTAGAAATTATTAAATAA
- a CDS encoding polyprenyl synthetase family protein, whose translation MHDISQYQDFFITYLQKQSISKEPKNLYEPIEYILGLGGKRMRPVLTLMASEVFDTDYKVALPAAMAVEVFHNFSLVHDDIMDDAPLRRGQETVHEKWDLNTGILSGDAMLILAYQYFEQYEPAVFRDLAKLFSKTALEVCEGQQWDVDFEKRNDVTIPQYLKMIEYKTAVLVAAAMKMGAIVAKTTEKEADFIYDFGLNLGLAFQLKDDYLDAFGDPETFGKQVGGDIMVNKKTYLYLKAREFSTPEKASELEKLFSLQLDDNTEKIATAKTIFNESGASKATQDAIEMYTFKAFETLEKMDINAEKKDILRTFGENLMGRKV comes from the coding sequence ATGCACGATATTAGCCAATACCAGGATTTTTTTATCACTTATCTCCAAAAACAAAGTATTAGTAAAGAGCCCAAAAACCTTTATGAACCCATTGAATATATTTTAGGTCTTGGCGGAAAACGCATGCGCCCTGTACTTACTTTAATGGCTTCGGAAGTTTTTGATACTGATTATAAAGTAGCACTTCCGGCAGCAATGGCGGTTGAAGTTTTTCATAATTTCTCGCTTGTTCATGATGACATTATGGATGATGCGCCTTTGCGTAGAGGACAGGAAACGGTACATGAAAAATGGGATTTGAATACCGGAATTCTTTCCGGCGATGCGATGCTGATTCTTGCTTATCAGTATTTCGAACAATACGAACCAGCGGTTTTTAGAGACCTGGCAAAATTATTTAGCAAAACTGCTCTTGAAGTTTGCGAAGGACAACAATGGGATGTTGATTTCGAAAAAAGAAACGATGTTACGATTCCGCAATACCTGAAAATGATCGAATATAAAACAGCCGTTTTAGTTGCCGCAGCCATGAAAATGGGTGCAATCGTAGCCAAAACCACTGAAAAAGAAGCTGATTTTATTTATGATTTTGGATTGAATTTAGGTCTGGCTTTCCAGCTTAAGGATGATTATCTGGATGCTTTTGGAGATCCTGAAACTTTTGGAAAACAAGTTGGCGGTGATATTATGGTGAACAAAAAAACCTATTTATACCTAAAAGCAAGAGAGTTTTCTACACCTGAAAAGGCTTCAGAATTAGAAAAATTATTCAGTTTACAACTAGATGATAATACAGAGAAAATAGCGACTGCAAAAACTATTTTTAATGAATCGGGTGCTTCAAAAGCGACTCAGGATGCTATTGAAATGTATACTTTTAAAGCTTTTGAAACTTTAGAAAAAATGGATATTAACGCCGAAAAGAAAGATATTCTTAGAACTTTTGGAGAGAATTTAATGGGAAGAAAGGTTTAG
- a CDS encoding alpha,alpha-trehalase encodes MKFKLHILQTIEKLLAQEDTDGDKKITIDDNGPKKFLLHDEKGNSALIEGTYQLSNLLQELALAKKNNTEFAEINLDEITEDPVKRISGKIKNLYWKGLTRTIDADGVKKILEDNKIENELAYLYVPFGDEIVFDYFKKLEAVTPKLKVVQMPKNISPEYVLSLNKKPGILALALQIKNNEISGVPFVVPGGRFNEMYGWDSYFIAKGLLIDDKIELALGIAENFKYQIDHYGKILNANRSYYLTRTQPPLYTSLIMDVLEKSNPDIFWIERHLKTAIKEYQTVWMEEGKRLTANGLNRYKAEGIGLPFEVEEGHFDDILEQYAPKYNLSTRDFEKKYLEREVVDAELDKYFIHDRSMRESGHDTTNRLVGVCANLNTVAINSLLYKYETDIAFLIKKYFKNEFQYFEDKSFSSEYWLEKAASRKEKINQLCWNPENGVYLDYNFVNEEQHFFEAAPTFYPLWAKISTPEQAEILVKKTLPRFKMKGGIAGCTKESIAELDENAPIRQWDYPFGWAPHQMLLWEGLLNYNFNEEAQEMVYRWLWLITRNAVDYNGTIPEKFDLSISSHKIFAEYGNVGTEFDFITEEGFGWMNASYQYGLTILEDDLKQKLSDLVDPDDLF; translated from the coding sequence ATGAAATTTAAATTACATATACTCCAAACCATCGAAAAATTATTGGCTCAGGAAGATACTGATGGCGATAAAAAAATAACGATCGATGATAATGGTCCAAAAAAGTTTTTACTGCACGATGAAAAAGGCAATTCTGCTTTGATTGAAGGAACTTATCAGCTTTCGAATTTGTTGCAGGAACTGGCTTTGGCCAAAAAAAACAATACCGAATTTGCCGAAATCAATTTAGATGAAATCACCGAAGATCCTGTAAAACGAATTTCGGGAAAAATAAAAAATCTGTATTGGAAAGGCCTTACACGAACGATTGATGCTGATGGTGTAAAGAAAATTCTGGAAGACAATAAGATCGAAAATGAATTGGCGTATTTGTATGTGCCTTTTGGCGACGAAATAGTTTTTGATTATTTCAAGAAGTTAGAAGCCGTAACTCCAAAGTTGAAAGTGGTACAAATGCCCAAAAATATTTCGCCCGAATATGTTTTATCATTAAACAAAAAGCCGGGAATTTTAGCTTTGGCACTTCAAATTAAAAATAATGAAATTTCAGGAGTTCCGTTTGTGGTTCCTGGCGGAAGATTTAATGAAATGTACGGTTGGGACAGTTATTTTATTGCGAAAGGACTTTTGATTGATGATAAAATCGAGCTTGCTTTAGGCATTGCAGAGAATTTTAAATATCAAATTGATCATTACGGAAAAATTCTAAATGCCAACAGAAGTTATTATTTAACCCGCACGCAGCCACCGCTTTATACATCATTAATTATGGATGTTTTAGAAAAGTCGAATCCAGATATTTTCTGGATCGAAAGACATCTAAAAACCGCCATAAAAGAATACCAAACGGTTTGGATGGAAGAGGGAAAACGACTTACCGCAAACGGATTAAATCGTTATAAAGCAGAAGGAATCGGACTTCCGTTTGAAGTTGAAGAAGGTCATTTTGATGATATCTTAGAACAATATGCGCCAAAATATAATCTTTCAACCCGTGATTTTGAGAAGAAATATCTCGAAAGAGAAGTTGTTGATGCTGAGCTTGATAAGTATTTTATTCATGATCGCAGTATGCGCGAAAGTGGACATGATACAACGAACAGATTGGTTGGGGTTTGTGCCAATTTGAATACAGTTGCGATCAATAGTTTGCTTTATAAATACGAAACCGATATTGCTTTTTTAATCAAAAAATATTTTAAAAACGAATTTCAATATTTTGAAGACAAATCTTTTTCAAGTGAATATTGGCTTGAGAAAGCAGCTTCCAGAAAAGAAAAAATCAATCAATTGTGTTGGAATCCTGAAAACGGAGTTTATCTGGATTATAATTTTGTAAACGAAGAACAGCACTTTTTTGAGGCAGCTCCCACATTTTATCCGCTTTGGGCGAAAATAAGCACGCCAGAACAAGCAGAGATTTTGGTAAAAAAGACATTGCCAAGGTTTAAAATGAAAGGCGGAATTGCAGGATGTACCAAAGAATCGATTGCCGAATTAGACGAAAATGCACCAATTCGCCAATGGGATTATCCGTTTGGATGGGCGCCGCACCAAATGCTTTTATGGGAGGGTTTGCTGAATTATAATTTTAACGAAGAAGCGCAGGAAATGGTATATCGCTGGCTTTGGCTGATTACCAGAAACGCTGTTGATTATAACGGAACGATTCCGGAGAAGTTTGATTTATCGATAAGTTCACACAAGATTTTCGCAGAATACGGAAACGTAGGAACCGAATTTGATTTTATAACCGAAGAAGGTTTTGGCTGGATGAACGCTTCTTATCAATACGGATTGACGATTTTAGAAGATGATTTAAAACAAAAATTATCAGATTTAGTAGATCCTGATGATTTGTTTTAA
- a CDS encoding TolC family protein: MKRIILIFLCSIGLSANAQVKTLTLKEAVVYALENKADAKKAKLQVENSEYKIQEVRSRALPQISANGNLTYNPVIQTTVIDGAGFGAPGTTIQAAFGQKWTSTAGLSLTQTIFDQSVFTGLRAARSTREFYQINDQLTEEQVIERVANNYYSVYVQRERLVLLDSSYVNTTKVRDIVKGQFDNGLAKKIDLDRIVVKMSNIDTERQQVKNQITLQENALKFYMGMPIEAQIEIPKEEFEVVPAALTEVPNVENRTEYLLLKKQEELLVYNKKAVEAGYYPTLSLTAGYNYIGQGPEMPWFAKPKDGVYWSDFSAIGLNLHVPIFTGFGTRAKVRQADVEIRSLQEDMKDTKLSLDLDYRNAMAQIDNNLVTINNQKENMRLALEILSNTKNNYLQGLASLTDLLDAENASLEAQNNYTRAVLNYKIAEVALIKSKGELKTLIK; the protein is encoded by the coding sequence ATGAAACGAATAATTCTTATATTTTTGTGTTCAATTGGCTTGTCTGCCAACGCACAAGTCAAAACACTAACCCTGAAAGAGGCTGTTGTATACGCGCTTGAAAACAAAGCCGATGCAAAAAAAGCAAAATTACAGGTTGAAAATAGTGAGTACAAGATTCAGGAAGTGCGATCAAGAGCGTTACCGCAAATTTCTGCCAACGGAAATTTAACATACAATCCTGTAATTCAGACTACAGTAATTGATGGTGCAGGATTTGGTGCACCGGGAACTACAATTCAGGCGGCATTTGGTCAAAAATGGACTTCGACTGCAGGACTTTCTTTAACTCAGACAATCTTTGATCAATCTGTTTTTACAGGATTAAGAGCTGCAAGATCTACTCGTGAGTTTTATCAAATAAACGATCAGTTAACAGAAGAGCAGGTAATAGAAAGAGTTGCTAATAACTATTACTCTGTTTACGTACAGCGCGAAAGATTGGTTTTATTAGATAGCAGTTATGTTAATACGACTAAAGTTCGTGACATTGTAAAAGGACAATTTGATAACGGTTTGGCTAAAAAAATTGACTTAGACCGTATTGTGGTTAAAATGTCGAACATTGATACAGAACGTCAGCAAGTAAAAAATCAAATTACATTACAGGAAAATGCTTTGAAGTTTTATATGGGAATGCCTATTGAAGCTCAAATCGAGATTCCAAAAGAAGAATTTGAAGTTGTTCCTGCTGCATTAACAGAAGTGCCAAATGTTGAAAACAGAACAGAATATTTGCTTTTGAAAAAACAAGAAGAGCTTTTGGTATATAATAAAAAAGCTGTTGAAGCAGGATATTATCCAACACTTTCTTTAACTGCAGGATACAATTATATTGGTCAGGGACCTGAAATGCCTTGGTTTGCAAAACCTAAAGACGGCGTTTACTGGTCAGATTTCTCTGCAATTGGATTGAATTTACATGTTCCAATTTTTACAGGATTCGGAACTCGTGCTAAAGTAAGACAAGCCGATGTAGAAATAAGATCACTTCAGGAAGATATGAAAGATACCAAACTTTCGCTTGATTTAGATTACAGAAACGCAATGGCTCAAATTGATAATAATCTTGTGACTATCAATAATCAAAAAGAAAATATGCGTTTGGCGCTTGAGATCTTAAGCAACACAAAAAACAATTACCTTCAGGGATTAGCATCATTAACAGATTTGTTAGATGCTGAAAATGCATCACTTGAAGCTCAAAATAACTATACCAGAGCAGTATTGAATTACAAAATTGCCGAAGTAGCACTAATCAAATCAAAAGGCGAACTTAAAACTCTTATTAAATAA